In Eremothecium gossypii ATCC 10895 chromosome II, complete sequence, the genomic window AAAGCATCACCGGCAGCAACTGTACGATACACCAGTAGTAGAGCTTCGTCTCATCATGCCAAGCATAGGTTAGACACCAAAGAGAGGCTCCAACTATGCTGTAGGTAACCACCAGCACCAGGGTGGCTGCTACTTTGTC contains:
- the ERI1 gene encoding Eri1p (Syntenic homolog of Saccharomyces cerevisiae YPL096C-A (ERI1)), with product MNDKVAATLVLVVTYSIVGASLWCLTYAWHDETKLYYWCIVQLLPVMLWVWCVISWCGAQLFGYAKRGKAD